One region of Jatrophihabitans cynanchi genomic DNA includes:
- a CDS encoding pseudouridine synthase encodes MTNSKGEDETDSGASAGGERGVRLQKVLAAAGIGSRRACEELIAAGRVRVDGAPVLHMGLRVDPLTAVIEVDGDRINVRGDLVYLALNKPRGVLSAMSDDRGRRTVADLVADRPERLFHVGRLDADTEGLLLLTNDGELAHRLMHPGFGVSKTYLATVPAPVPKSLARRLRAGIELEDGPVRVDAFRLVQEQGTRAIVEVVLHEGRNHIVRRLLAEVGHPVERLVRTAIGPVQLGGQRAGTTRELTRVELAALHRLVDKVT; translated from the coding sequence ATGACGAACTCTAAAGGCGAGGATGAGACTGACTCTGGCGCAAGCGCTGGCGGAGAGCGAGGAGTCCGCCTGCAGAAGGTGCTCGCCGCCGCCGGGATCGGTTCCCGCCGAGCCTGCGAGGAGCTGATCGCAGCGGGCCGGGTGCGGGTGGACGGCGCACCAGTCCTGCACATGGGGCTACGGGTCGACCCGCTGACAGCCGTGATCGAGGTCGACGGCGATCGGATCAACGTGCGTGGCGACCTGGTGTACCTGGCGCTGAACAAGCCGCGTGGCGTGCTCAGCGCGATGTCCGATGACCGCGGCAGGCGAACGGTCGCCGACCTGGTGGCTGACCGGCCGGAGCGGCTGTTCCATGTCGGGCGGCTGGATGCCGACACCGAGGGTCTGCTGTTGCTGACCAACGATGGCGAGTTGGCGCACCGGCTGATGCACCCGGGCTTCGGGGTGTCCAAGACCTACCTGGCTACTGTGCCGGCGCCGGTGCCCAAATCGCTCGCGCGCCGACTGCGCGCGGGCATCGAGCTCGAGGACGGGCCGGTCCGGGTCGACGCGTTCCGGCTGGTACAGGAACAGGGCACGCGGGCGATCGTGGAGGTCGTGCTGCACGAGGGTCGCAACCACATCGTGCGGCGCCTGCTGGCCGAGGTCGGGCACCCGGTCGAGCGGCTGGTGCGCACCGCGATCGGGCCGGTGCAACTCGGCGGGCAGCGAGCCGGCACGACGCGTGAGCTCACCCGCGTGGAGCTGGCCGCCTTGCATCGATTGGTCGACAAAGTTACCTAG
- the der gene encoding ribosome biogenesis GTPase Der: MTEEQHPAEVPTIPVVAVVGRPNVGKSTLVNRILGRREAVVQDVPGVTRDRVAYDAVWSGRRFTLVDTGGWEPDARGLQAMVSAQAERAVVTADLVLFVIDGRTGATETDLSVARTLRRSGRPVILAVTKVDDERGEPDTAELWSLGLGEPYPVSGLHGRGSGDLLDAVLAALPEAPPDRDAESGPRRVALIGRPNVGKSSLLNRLTGEQRSVVDAVAGTTIDPVDSLVELGGEVWRFVDTAGLRRRVRQASGMEYYASLRTAAAIEAAEVAVVLLDASQPLSEQDQRVIAEVVDAGRALVIAFNKWDLLDEDRHDQLEREISRELARVAWAPRINVSAKTGRAVEKLAAQLRTSLQSWDRRIPTGRLNTWLTEVVGQTPPPARGGKAPRVLFATQADTRPPRFVLFTTGFLESGYRRFIERRLREDFQFTGTPIEISVRVREKRGAASR; encoded by the coding sequence ATGACCGAAGAGCAGCACCCGGCCGAGGTGCCGACCATCCCGGTCGTCGCCGTCGTCGGCCGGCCCAACGTCGGTAAGTCGACGCTGGTCAACCGGATCCTGGGCCGGCGTGAGGCGGTCGTGCAGGACGTCCCCGGGGTAACCCGGGATCGGGTCGCGTACGACGCGGTCTGGTCCGGACGCCGTTTCACTCTGGTCGACACCGGCGGCTGGGAGCCGGACGCCCGGGGGCTGCAGGCGATGGTGTCGGCCCAGGCCGAGCGGGCGGTCGTCACCGCCGACCTGGTGCTCTTCGTGATCGACGGGCGCACCGGCGCCACCGAGACCGATCTGTCCGTCGCCCGGACCCTGCGCCGATCCGGCCGCCCGGTGATCCTGGCAGTCACCAAGGTGGACGACGAGCGAGGGGAGCCCGACACCGCCGAACTGTGGTCCCTCGGGCTCGGTGAGCCGTACCCGGTGAGTGGGCTGCACGGGCGTGGCAGCGGTGACCTGCTGGACGCCGTCCTCGCCGCGCTGCCTGAGGCACCACCCGACCGTGACGCCGAGTCCGGTCCGCGGCGCGTGGCGTTGATCGGGCGTCCGAACGTCGGCAAGTCGAGCCTGCTCAACCGGCTCACCGGCGAGCAGCGCTCGGTCGTGGACGCGGTCGCCGGAACCACGATCGACCCCGTCGACAGCCTCGTCGAACTCGGCGGTGAGGTGTGGCGCTTCGTCGACACGGCCGGCCTGCGCCGCCGGGTCCGGCAGGCCAGCGGCATGGAGTACTACGCGAGCCTGCGCACCGCTGCGGCGATCGAGGCGGCCGAGGTGGCTGTCGTGCTGCTCGATGCCTCGCAGCCACTGAGTGAGCAGGACCAGCGGGTCATCGCCGAGGTGGTTGACGCCGGCCGCGCACTGGTGATCGCATTCAACAAGTGGGACCTGCTGGACGAGGACCGGCACGACCAACTCGAGCGCGAGATCTCCCGCGAACTGGCACGCGTCGCATGGGCGCCGCGGATCAACGTCTCGGCGAAGACGGGCCGCGCCGTGGAGAAGCTGGCCGCGCAGCTGCGCACCAGCCTGCAGTCCTGGGACCGCCGGATCCCGACCGGACGGCTGAACACCTGGCTGACCGAGGTGGTCGGCCAGACGCCGCCACCGGCGCGTGGCGGCAAGGCGCCGCGCGTGCTGTTCGCGACCCAGGCCGACACCCGGCCGCCGCGGTTCGTGCTGTTCACCACCGGATTCCTCGAGTCCGGCTATCGCCGGTTCATCGAGCGACGGCTGCGTGAGGATTTCCAGTTCACCGGCACACCCATCGAGATCTCCGTACGCGTGCGCGAGAAGCGCGGCGCTGCAAGCAGGTGA
- a CDS encoding CTP synthase: MTKHLFVTGGVASSLGKGLTASSLGSLLKARGLRVTMQKLDPYLNVDPGTMNPFQHGEVFVTEDGTETDLDVGHYERFLDTDLAGSANVTTGQVYASVIAKERRGEYLGDTVQVIPHITNEIKARIRAMAAPDASGRSPHVVITEIGGTVGDIESLPFLEAARQVRHDVGRENCFFLHVSLVPYLAPSGELKTKPTQHSVAALRSIGITPDAIVCRSDRELPDNVKRKISLMCDVDAEAVVAAVDAPSIYEIPKVLHAEGLDAYVVRRLDLPFRDVDWTVWGDLLERVHHPKAEVTVALVGKYIDLPDAYLSVSEALRAGAFAHRARVSIRWVPSDSCQTPAGAAAALAGVDGVVIPGGFGIRGIEGKVGALTYTRERGIPTLGLCLGLQCMVIEAARNLAGIAEANSAEFEPDTPEPVIATMSDQVAMVTGEADLGGTMRLGAYPASLAPGSVVARAYGGTSVSERHRHRYEVNNAYRERLTAAGLVISGTSPDGNLVEFVELPAQVHPFYAATQAHPELKSRPTRAHPLFRALIDAALDYNAAERLPVEIAEDAAPAGGDDDPRSAVGAPVATAART, encoded by the coding sequence ATGACCAAGCACCTGTTCGTCACCGGGGGCGTCGCCTCCTCGCTCGGCAAGGGCCTGACGGCCTCCAGCCTCGGTTCCCTGCTCAAGGCACGTGGCCTTCGCGTGACCATGCAGAAGCTCGATCCCTACCTCAACGTGGATCCGGGCACCATGAACCCGTTCCAGCACGGCGAGGTCTTCGTGACCGAGGACGGCACTGAGACCGATCTGGACGTCGGGCACTACGAACGCTTCCTGGACACCGACCTGGCCGGATCGGCGAACGTGACCACCGGCCAGGTGTACGCCTCGGTGATCGCGAAGGAGCGGCGCGGCGAGTACCTCGGCGACACCGTCCAGGTGATCCCGCACATCACCAACGAGATCAAGGCGCGCATCCGGGCAATGGCCGCTCCGGACGCCTCCGGTAGATCGCCGCACGTCGTGATCACCGAGATCGGCGGCACGGTCGGTGACATCGAATCGCTGCCCTTTCTCGAGGCGGCCCGCCAGGTGCGTCACGACGTGGGCCGGGAGAACTGCTTCTTCTTGCACGTCTCGCTCGTGCCCTACCTCGCGCCGTCCGGCGAGCTGAAGACCAAACCGACCCAGCACTCGGTCGCCGCCCTGCGCAGCATCGGTATCACGCCCGACGCGATCGTGTGCCGCAGCGACCGGGAACTGCCGGACAACGTCAAACGCAAGATCTCGCTGATGTGCGATGTGGACGCCGAGGCTGTCGTCGCGGCCGTCGATGCGCCGAGCATCTACGAGATCCCGAAGGTGTTGCACGCCGAAGGCCTGGACGCGTACGTGGTGCGGCGGCTGGACCTGCCGTTCCGTGACGTGGACTGGACGGTGTGGGGTGATCTGCTCGAGCGTGTGCACCATCCCAAGGCGGAGGTGACCGTCGCGCTGGTCGGCAAGTACATCGACCTGCCGGATGCGTACCTGTCGGTGTCCGAGGCGCTGCGGGCCGGGGCTTTCGCGCACCGCGCGCGGGTGAGCATCAGGTGGGTGCCCTCGGACAGTTGCCAGACCCCGGCCGGCGCCGCTGCCGCGCTCGCCGGCGTGGACGGAGTCGTGATCCCGGGCGGGTTCGGCATCCGTGGCATCGAGGGCAAGGTGGGTGCGCTCACCTATACCCGCGAACGCGGCATCCCGACGCTCGGGCTGTGCCTCGGCCTGCAGTGCATGGTGATCGAGGCGGCCCGCAACCTGGCCGGCATCGCCGAGGCGAACTCGGCCGAGTTCGAGCCGGACACTCCCGAGCCGGTGATCGCCACCATGTCCGACCAGGTGGCGATGGTGACCGGCGAGGCCGACCTGGGCGGCACCATGCGGCTCGGGGCGTACCCCGCCAGCCTGGCCCCGGGGTCGGTCGTTGCGCGCGCCTACGGCGGCACGTCGGTCTCCGAACGGCACCGGCACCGGTACGAGGTGAACAACGCCTACCGCGAGCGGCTCACCGCGGCCGGCCTGGTGATCTCCGGGACCTCGCCGGACGGGAACCTGGTCGAGTTCGTCGAGTTGCCCGCGCAGGTGCACCCGTTCTACGCCGCGACCCAGGCCCACCCCGAGCTGAAGTCCCGTCCGACCCGGGCTCATCCGCTGTTCCGCGCGTTGATCGATGCCGCCCTGGACTACAACGCCGCCGAGCGACTCCCGGTCGAGATCGCGGAGGACGCCGCGCCGGCCGGCGGCGACGATGACCCCCGCAGCGCGGTCGGGGCGCCGGTAGCGACGGCAGCCAGGACGTGA
- a CDS encoding ParA family protein translates to MSTSHDGEPESGALFAVERTRSADPAVTRKKRTVPEPTPIDRHGPARIIALCNQKGGVGKTTSTINLGAALAELGRRVLLVDFDPQGALSVGLGVQPHQLDRTAYNLLMERGVGVDDVLLKTSVPGMDLLPSNIDLSAAEVQLVGEVAREQTLQRALAPVVEDYDFILIDCQPSLGLLTVNALTAAHGVIIPLECEFFSLRGVALLIDTVDKVRERLNPQLRLDGILATMYDGRTLHGREVFSRVVEAFGDDVFDTVISRTVRFPETTVAGEPITTWASSSSGASAYRHLAREVLARS, encoded by the coding sequence ATGTCGACAAGTCACGATGGCGAGCCAGAGTCCGGTGCCCTGTTCGCCGTCGAACGGACCCGGTCGGCCGACCCCGCGGTCACTCGCAAGAAGCGCACCGTGCCCGAACCCACCCCGATCGATCGGCACGGCCCGGCCCGCATCATCGCGCTGTGCAACCAGAAGGGCGGCGTCGGCAAGACCACCTCGACCATCAACCTCGGTGCTGCACTGGCCGAGCTCGGCCGTCGGGTGCTGCTCGTCGACTTCGACCCGCAGGGCGCGCTGTCCGTCGGGCTCGGTGTGCAACCGCACCAGTTGGACCGCACCGCGTACAACCTGCTGATGGAGCGCGGCGTCGGTGTCGACGACGTGCTGCTCAAGACCAGTGTCCCGGGAATGGACCTGCTGCCCAGCAACATCGACCTGTCCGCCGCCGAGGTTCAACTGGTCGGCGAAGTCGCCCGGGAACAGACGCTGCAGCGGGCGCTCGCACCGGTCGTCGAGGATTACGACTTCATCCTGATCGACTGCCAACCCTCGCTCGGCCTGCTCACGGTCAACGCACTGACCGCGGCGCACGGGGTGATCATTCCGCTCGAGTGCGAGTTCTTCAGCCTGCGCGGCGTGGCGCTGCTGATCGACACCGTCGACAAGGTGCGCGAGCGGCTCAACCCGCAGCTGCGGTTGGACGGCATCCTGGCAACCATGTACGACGGGCGAACCCTGCACGGGCGCGAGGTGTTCTCCCGGGTCGTCGAGGCGTTCGGCGATGACGTCTTCGACACCGTCATCTCCCGCACGGTGCGCTTCCCGGAGACCACGGTCGCCGGCGAACCCATCACCACCTGGGCATCGAGCTCGAGCGGCGCGAGCGCGTACCGCCACCTCGCCCGTGAGGTGCTGGCGCGCTCATGA
- a CDS encoding CDP-alcohol phosphatidyltransferase family protein encodes MTAGSGAGAVRDRDRIWTVPNVLSVLRLLGVPLFLWLLLGPHADGWALLVLAVSGFTDWADGVLARRLDQQSELGALLDPLADRLYILATLIGLVLRHIIPWWLAALIIGRDAVLAVALAVLKRHGWGPPDVHYLGKAATFCLLYAFPLLLLGVRPGTLGDVAQPIAWAFTLWGTGLYLWAGAVYLRQIVQLVRQDR; translated from the coding sequence GTGACGGCAGGCTCCGGGGCCGGCGCGGTGCGCGATCGGGACCGCATCTGGACGGTCCCCAACGTGCTCAGCGTGCTGCGCCTGCTGGGCGTGCCGCTGTTCCTCTGGCTGCTGCTCGGCCCGCACGCCGACGGCTGGGCGCTGCTCGTGCTGGCAGTGTCCGGGTTCACCGACTGGGCCGACGGCGTCCTGGCCCGCAGGCTCGACCAGCAGAGCGAGCTCGGCGCGCTGCTCGACCCGCTCGCGGACCGGCTGTACATCCTGGCCACCCTGATCGGCCTGGTGCTGCGGCACATCATCCCGTGGTGGCTGGCCGCGCTGATCATCGGCCGCGACGCGGTCCTGGCGGTCGCGCTGGCCGTCCTCAAGCGGCACGGCTGGGGACCGCCTGACGTGCACTACCTGGGCAAGGCGGCCACGTTCTGCCTGCTGTACGCCTTTCCGCTGCTACTGCTCGGCGTGCGGCCGGGAACCCTCGGTGACGTGGCGCAGCCGATCGCCTGGGCGTTCACGCTCTGGGGAACCGGGCTGTATCTGTGGGCCGGAGCGGTGTACTTGCGTCAGATCGTCCAGCTGGTCAGGCAGGATCGCTGA
- a CDS encoding segregation and condensation protein A has protein sequence MSLSAEDAVEIEELATLPMPADGAPPESPDGAFRVRLENFEGPFDLLLSLISRRQLDITEVALSQVTDEFIAHLSSSADWDLGQATEFLVVAATLLDLKTARLLPAGDVEDEEDLALLEARDLLFARLLQYRAYKLAAAYFGELERNQARRHGRAVELEPQFAALLPEVFLAVSPERFAQLAAAAMRPRPVPVVAIDHVHAPKVSVREQMAILRERLRRSGAATFRVLVGDCTSTLEVVGRFLGLLELYRDGSVAFDQAAALAELRVRWTGPADDPDESAADYRADDGADPAVTVDEEYS, from the coding sequence ATGAGCCTGTCGGCCGAGGACGCCGTCGAGATCGAGGAGCTGGCGACACTCCCGATGCCGGCCGACGGCGCGCCCCCGGAGTCGCCGGACGGTGCCTTTCGGGTGCGGCTGGAGAACTTCGAGGGGCCGTTCGACCTGCTGCTGAGCCTGATCAGCCGCCGCCAGCTGGACATCACCGAGGTCGCGCTCTCGCAGGTCACCGACGAGTTCATCGCGCACCTGTCCTCGTCGGCGGACTGGGACCTGGGTCAGGCGACGGAGTTCCTGGTGGTGGCCGCCACCTTGCTCGACCTCAAGACCGCACGGCTGCTGCCCGCGGGAGATGTGGAGGACGAGGAGGACCTGGCGCTGCTCGAGGCACGTGATCTGTTGTTCGCCCGGCTGCTGCAGTACCGCGCCTACAAACTTGCGGCCGCGTACTTCGGCGAGCTCGAGCGCAACCAGGCGCGCCGGCACGGCCGCGCGGTCGAGCTGGAGCCGCAGTTCGCGGCGCTGCTGCCCGAGGTGTTCCTCGCGGTGAGCCCGGAGCGGTTCGCGCAGTTGGCGGCCGCGGCGATGCGTCCGCGCCCGGTTCCGGTCGTGGCGATCGACCATGTGCATGCGCCCAAGGTCAGCGTGCGCGAGCAGATGGCCATCTTGCGCGAGCGGTTGCGGCGCTCCGGAGCCGCCACGTTCCGGGTGCTCGTCGGCGACTGCACGTCGACGCTGGAGGTCGTCGGCCGGTTCCTCGGGCTGCTCGAGCTGTACCGCGACGGGTCGGTCGCCTTCGATCAGGCCGCCGCGCTGGCAGAGTTGCGGGTGCGCTGGACCGGGCCGGCCGACGACCCGGACGAGTCCGCCGCCGACTACCGTGCGGACGACGGAGCCGACCCGGCCGTCACCGTCGATGAGGAGTATTCGTGA
- the aroH gene encoding chorismate mutase, translated as MAVRAVRGAIQVDADERDQILAGATELVSEVLRRNEIDPADLISIVFTATPDLTAEFPAYAARMLGLVDVPLLCTTEIAVPGALPRVLRLLAHVESAKERSEIRHVYLRGAAALRTDLPQ; from the coding sequence GTGGCGGTGCGAGCGGTGCGAGGCGCGATCCAGGTCGACGCGGACGAGCGTGACCAGATCCTGGCCGGTGCCACCGAGTTGGTGAGCGAGGTGCTACGGCGCAACGAGATCGATCCGGCCGACCTGATCAGCATCGTGTTCACCGCCACGCCGGATCTGACGGCCGAGTTCCCGGCCTACGCAGCGCGGATGTTGGGCCTCGTTGACGTGCCGCTGCTATGCACCACCGAGATTGCGGTGCCCGGCGCGCTACCGAGAGTGCTGCGGCTGCTCGCGCATGTCGAGTCGGCCAAGGAGCGCAGTGAGATCCGGCACGTATACCTGCGTGGTGCCGCCGCCCTCCGGACCGACCTGCCCCAATAG
- the scpB gene encoding SMC-Scp complex subunit ScpB: MSPTEPDEPVLGPTGQPPAEDDAVAAADHAEPGAEGEADPDAEERAEERDEERDDPVGAPVDVSADPLPALADPAELAAAVEAVLFVVEAPVTVAALAAGLAQPTAAVEAALAALRQSYDERRAGIEVREVAGGVRVFTRPGYAPQVERFLQEGQRSRLTQAALETLAVIAYRQPVTRSRVSAIRGVNVDGVVRTLTSRGLIVEVGADPQTGGGLFRTTELFLEKMGLQSLAELPSLAPLLPDLDGLEYDEL; the protein is encoded by the coding sequence GTGAGCCCGACCGAACCCGACGAGCCCGTCCTCGGGCCGACGGGCCAGCCGCCGGCCGAGGACGACGCCGTCGCGGCTGCCGACCACGCCGAGCCGGGTGCCGAGGGAGAAGCCGACCCCGACGCCGAGGAGCGCGCCGAGGAGCGCGACGAGGAGCGCGACGACCCGGTCGGCGCCCCGGTCGACGTGTCGGCCGATCCGCTGCCGGCCCTCGCCGATCCGGCCGAGCTCGCCGCAGCGGTCGAGGCGGTCCTGTTCGTCGTGGAGGCACCGGTCACGGTCGCGGCGCTGGCCGCCGGCCTGGCTCAGCCGACGGCGGCCGTGGAGGCGGCGCTGGCTGCGCTCCGGCAGTCCTACGACGAGCGCCGGGCAGGCATCGAGGTTCGCGAGGTGGCCGGGGGAGTGCGGGTGTTCACCCGGCCGGGCTACGCGCCGCAGGTCGAACGCTTCCTGCAGGAGGGCCAGCGCAGCAGGCTGACCCAAGCCGCGCTCGAGACGCTCGCGGTGATCGCATACCGGCAACCGGTCACCCGCTCCCGGGTATCGGCCATCCGCGGGGTGAACGTCGACGGGGTCGTCCGCACCCTGACGTCCCGCGGGTTGATCGTCGAGGTGGGGGCCGACCCGCAGACCGGCGGCGGCCTGTTCCGCACGACGGAGCTGTTCCTGGAGAAGATGGGCCTGCAGTCGCTGGCGGAGTTGCCGTCTCTTGCTCCACTGCTCCCTGATCTGGACGGCCTGGAGTATGACGAACTCTAA
- a CDS encoding DUF881 domain-containing protein gives MARDDRHTGARTTAQLVDLVLNPRDLGYEQAAARRGPDAAPRWYDRPAVALGCLVIGFVLVVAYVHTHRGAPDAAKVHQSLVERVHAAERQDASLAASAQRLNGQLNAARGSALPTSGALQGQLARSQQIAGQTAVTGPGLKVTLAEPPAPTPTADPGRVGTVPITATNILSDRDVRSVVNELWADGAEAISVNNVRLTPTSAIRFAGQAVLIDFQPITSPYTVRAIGEPDDLATSFAASEVASRYQTLAGAQGIGFGFSESRSLSLPANAGERPSFAVPLTPTPRSTR, from the coding sequence ATGGCGCGCGACGATCGGCACACCGGCGCCCGGACGACGGCGCAACTGGTCGACCTGGTGCTCAATCCGCGCGACCTCGGCTACGAGCAGGCCGCCGCAAGGCGCGGGCCGGACGCCGCACCGCGCTGGTACGACAGGCCGGCCGTCGCGTTGGGGTGCCTGGTCATCGGCTTCGTTCTCGTCGTCGCGTACGTGCACACGCACCGTGGCGCACCGGACGCGGCCAAGGTGCACCAGAGCCTCGTCGAGCGCGTTCATGCGGCCGAGCGCCAGGATGCCTCGCTGGCGGCCAGCGCGCAGCGGCTCAACGGCCAGCTCAACGCGGCGCGTGGCAGCGCGCTGCCCACGTCCGGCGCGTTGCAGGGACAGCTCGCCCGCAGCCAGCAGATCGCCGGGCAGACCGCGGTCACCGGCCCGGGTCTCAAGGTCACCCTTGCCGAACCGCCCGCGCCGACGCCGACCGCCGACCCCGGGCGCGTCGGCACGGTCCCGATCACCGCCACCAATATCCTCAGCGACCGTGATGTGCGCAGCGTCGTCAACGAGCTGTGGGCCGACGGCGCCGAGGCGATCAGTGTGAACAACGTGCGGCTCACGCCGACGTCGGCCATCCGCTTCGCCGGCCAGGCGGTGCTGATCGACTTCCAGCCGATCACCTCGCCGTACACGGTGCGGGCGATAGGCGAGCCCGATGACCTGGCGACCTCGTTCGCAGCAAGCGAGGTGGCCAGCCGGTACCAGACGCTGGCCGGCGCGCAGGGCATCGGCTTCGGGTTCAGCGAGTCCAGGTCGCTGTCGTTGCCGGCGAACGCCGGTGAGCGGCCGAGCTTCGCCGTACCGCTCACCCCGACGCCGCGGAGCACCCGGTGA
- the xerD gene encoding site-specific tyrosine recombinase XerD yields the protein MAASVAHRSAPESVARSYLDHLAVERGAAANTLASYRRDLRRYVEYLQQHAVASIAEVDAAVLGGFLAHLRSGDDTHPPLSATSSARAVVAVRGLHRFALRDGLVVVDVSREVKPPTPPRRLPKAISADDVERLLDAAGYARTPLAIRDRALLETLYATGARISEAVGLAVDDLDLAERTVLLAGKGGKQRRVPLGSFAARALEAYLVQVRPGLVVLGAGTAQLFLNARGGPLSRQSAWLVLRAAAERAGLASGISPHTLRHSFATHLMDGGADVRVVQELLGHSSVTTTQIYTLVTVDRLREVYSTAHPRARG from the coding sequence ATGGCGGCCTCGGTGGCGCACCGCAGCGCGCCGGAGTCGGTGGCGCGCAGCTATCTCGATCATCTGGCCGTCGAGCGGGGCGCGGCCGCGAACACGCTGGCCTCGTACCGGCGCGATCTGCGCCGGTACGTCGAGTACCTGCAGCAGCATGCGGTCGCCTCGATCGCCGAGGTGGATGCCGCGGTGCTCGGCGGCTTCCTGGCCCACCTGCGTTCCGGCGACGACACGCACCCTCCGCTGTCGGCGACCTCGTCCGCCCGTGCTGTCGTCGCGGTGCGCGGGCTGCACCGGTTCGCGCTGCGCGACGGTCTGGTGGTCGTCGACGTCTCCAGGGAGGTCAAACCGCCGACACCGCCGCGGCGGCTCCCCAAGGCGATCAGCGCCGACGACGTGGAGCGACTGCTGGACGCGGCCGGCTATGCGCGCACCCCGCTGGCGATCCGCGATCGCGCATTGCTGGAGACCCTGTACGCGACCGGGGCCCGTATCTCCGAGGCGGTCGGGCTGGCCGTCGACGACCTGGATCTCGCCGAGCGGACCGTGCTGCTGGCGGGTAAGGGTGGCAAGCAGAGGCGGGTGCCACTCGGCTCGTTCGCCGCACGCGCGTTGGAGGCCTACCTGGTGCAGGTGCGGCCCGGGCTCGTGGTGCTCGGCGCCGGCACCGCGCAGCTGTTCCTGAACGCGCGCGGGGGCCCGCTGTCGCGGCAATCGGCCTGGCTCGTGCTGCGCGCGGCCGCCGAACGCGCCGGGCTGGCCAGCGGGATCTCGCCGCACACGCTGCGGCACTCGTTCGCCACCCACCTGATGGACGGCGGTGCCGACGTGCGGGTGGTGCAGGAACTGCTCGGGCACTCGTCGGTGACGACCACGCAGATCTACACGCTGGTCACCGTCGACCGGCTGCGCGAGGTGTATTCGACCGCCCATCCGCGCGCCCGCGGCTGA
- the cmk gene encoding (d)CMP kinase: MPDGAFTGVVAMDGPSGTGKSTVARRLAGQLGARYLDTGAMYRAATLAVLRAGIDPQDTLAVVETVERADIAISTDPRSPGVTLDGADVSGPIRSSEVTAAVSAVSAVPAVRVRLVDLQRELIGDGGVVVEGRDIGSVVWPGARPKIYLTASAETRARRRAGELGAASDLATVAADIARRDRLDSSRAASPLARAEDAVEIDTTYLDIDQVVQRLVDITMNGARR; this comes from the coding sequence CTGCCCGACGGCGCATTCACCGGGGTGGTGGCGATGGACGGCCCGTCCGGTACTGGCAAGTCGACGGTCGCGCGCAGACTCGCCGGGCAGCTGGGGGCGCGTTACCTGGACACCGGTGCCATGTACCGCGCGGCCACGCTTGCGGTGTTGCGCGCCGGGATCGACCCGCAGGACACGCTCGCGGTCGTCGAGACCGTCGAGAGGGCCGACATCGCGATCTCGACCGATCCGCGCTCGCCCGGCGTCACCCTGGACGGAGCCGACGTCTCCGGGCCGATCCGATCCTCGGAGGTGACCGCGGCGGTCTCGGCCGTGTCCGCTGTCCCGGCGGTGCGGGTACGCCTGGTGGACCTGCAGCGCGAGCTGATCGGCGACGGCGGCGTGGTGGTGGAGGGGCGTGACATCGGGTCGGTCGTCTGGCCCGGGGCGCGGCCCAAGATCTATCTGACGGCGAGCGCCGAAACCAGGGCCAGGAGGCGGGCCGGCGAACTCGGCGCGGCGAGCGACCTCGCGACGGTGGCGGCCGACATAGCCCGCCGGGACCGGCTGGACAGCTCGCGCGCCGCCAGCCCGTTGGCGCGCGCCGAGGACGCGGTCGAGATCGACACGACCTATCTCGATATCGACCAGGTCGTTCAGCGTCTTGTCGACATAACGATGAACGGTGCGCGGCGATGA
- a CDS encoding NUDIX domain-containing protein yields MSQDYQVVSTETAYRGAVVSLRLDQVRMSDGSLAEREVVEHPGSVGVLALDDADNVVLVNQYRHPVRARLDELPAGLLDVAGESALAGARRELAEEAGLSAATWHVLLDLHVSPGISTEAIRIYLARDLQPAPPDGDFAAEHEELTLTVRRVPLAEAVQSVLSGAITNAAAVAGLLAADRARSDGWARLRPSDAPWPARPEG; encoded by the coding sequence GTGAGCCAGGACTACCAGGTCGTCTCGACCGAGACGGCCTATCGCGGTGCGGTGGTCTCACTGCGCCTGGACCAGGTGCGGATGAGCGACGGATCGCTCGCCGAGCGCGAGGTGGTCGAGCATCCCGGTTCGGTCGGGGTCCTCGCGCTCGACGACGCGGACAACGTCGTGCTCGTCAACCAGTACCGCCACCCGGTGCGTGCCCGATTGGACGAGCTCCCGGCCGGCCTGTTGGACGTCGCGGGCGAGTCCGCGTTGGCCGGTGCGCGCCGCGAACTGGCCGAGGAGGCCGGGCTGAGCGCCGCGACGTGGCACGTGCTGCTCGACCTGCACGTCTCACCGGGCATCTCGACGGAGGCGATCCGCATCTACCTGGCTCGCGACCTGCAGCCGGCGCCCCCGGACGGCGATTTCGCCGCCGAACACGAAGAGCTGACGCTGACCGTGCGGCGGGTGCCGCTGGCCGAGGCGGTGCAGTCCGTACTGTCCGGCGCGATCACGAACGCGGCGGCTGTGGCCGGACTGCTAGCGGCCGACCGGGCCCGGTCGGACGGCTGGGCCCGGTTGCGCCCGTCCGACGCACCGTGGCCTGCCCGGCCGGAGGGCTGA